The DNA sequence ACCACGCGATGCCAGGGCAGCGCGTAAGCCCGGCTTGAGGAGTGCAAGATGCGGACCACTTGCCGAGCCGCTCTATGGTTCCCGGCCAGCGCGGCAATTTGTCCATAGGTCATGACAGCGCCTTCGGGTATGCCTTGAATGATCGCGATTACGCGCTCGGTAAAGGGAGTCACAGACAACCAGCTCCTTTCTCGGACTTGACGGCAGCAAATCAAGAAACGACTAGCCTCGGCATCAACGGGCCGCAATGCTAGTCGTTTTTTTATCATGATTGTCCGTCCTGCGGGTGCATCTTATCTATAGACTACTTCAACGGAAAGGAATCGTCTATTCTTTTTTTGGGAGCAATAGAGGACGTTGGATGCAGGCATAGCGGAGGATTGCAATCGGCAACTGTATTCGATAGGATTACAGTAAGGAGTTGGAAATCTGAGAGGGACTCCTGAAGAAGAAACCATACGGAGGAAGGATGAATGTGATGAGCGAGGTCAACATTGCAGCCGGCAAGAAGCAGGAAATTTTGGATGCCTTTCATTTTCGTCATGCATGCAAGGAATTTGATCCGGACCGCAAGATTTCAGAAGATGATTTTGCCTTCATTCTCGAAACAGGCAGGCTGTCACCGAGCTCGGTCGGGCTGGAGCCGTGGCGGTTCGTCGTTGTGCAAAGCCCGGAATTGCGGGAGAAGATTCGAGCTGTGTCCTGGGGGGCGCAGGGGCAGCTGCCTACAGCGAGCCACTTTGTTATCCTGCTGGCTCGAAAGCAGAATGACTTGCTGTACAACTCCGCGCATGTCCAGCATATGATGCGGAATGTGCATCGCATTCCGGAAGATACTGTCACAGCGCTTGGCGGCATGTACAA is a window from the Xylanibacillus composti genome containing:
- a CDS encoding MGMT family protein — encoded protein: MTPFTERVIAIIQGIPEGAVMTYGQIAALAGNHRAARQVVRILHSSSRAYALPWHRVVNARGEIALREDAARNEQASYLEAEGVAVDGRGRIDLEKYLFTPDDSFG
- a CDS encoding NAD(P)H-dependent oxidoreductase — protein: MSEVNIAAGKKQEILDAFHFRHACKEFDPDRKISEDDFAFILETGRLSPSSVGLEPWRFVVVQSPELREKIRAVSWGAQGQLPTASHFVILLARKQNDLLYNSAHVQHMMRNVHRIPEDTVTALGGMYKEFQESDFKLTESERAMFDWACKQTYIALGNMMTAAALIGIDSCPIEGFHREKLEQLLQEEGVLDAEHFGVSCMAAFGYRVNEPRPKSRQALEDIVEWVMR